From the genome of Malus sylvestris chromosome 6, drMalSylv7.2, whole genome shotgun sequence, one region includes:
- the LOC126625800 gene encoding zinc-finger homeodomain protein 10-like, with amino-acid sequence MEGDHDPNTNDVYRECLRNHAASLGSYATDGCGEFTVDHASPGGLQCAACGCHRNFHRRVTYAATSSQAAGGGRSGHLQHHVIMSCSSRGRDPAENIITTQDQLIDYNAGGGGSPDSGERMSSEKKRFRTKFTAEQKEKMLAFAEKLGWKLLRKDLEDEIETFCRSVGVTRQVFKVWMHNHKNLSSSSTSASTGNASSLTTQ; translated from the coding sequence ATGGAAGGAGATCATGATCCGAACACAAACGATGTATACAGAGAGTGCTTGAGAAACCATGCAGCCAGCCTCGGCAGCTACGCTACAGATGGCTGCGGCGAGTTCACAGTTGACCACGCATCTCCAGGCGGCTTACAATGCGCCGCTTGTGGGTGCCACCGCAACTTCCACCGCAGAGTCACTTACGCAGCCACGTCATCTCAAGCTGCAGGAGGCGGTAGATCAGGTCATCTTCAACACCATGTCATCATGAGCTGCAGCAGCCGAGGTCGAGATCCCGCCGAAAATATCATAACAACACAAGACCAACTCATTGACTACAATGCCGGCGGAGGTGGGTCACCGGACAGCGGAGAGAGGATGAGCAGCGAGAAGAAGCGGTTCAGGACGAAGTTCACAGCGGAGCAGAAGGAGAAGATGCTGGCGTTTGCTGAGAAGTTGGGGTGGAAGCTGCTGAGAAAAGATCTAGAGGATGAGATAGAGACGTTCTGTAGGAGTGTAGGGGTAACCAGACAGGTGTTCAAAGTGTGGATGCATAACCACAAAAacctttcatcttcttctacTTCTGCATCTACTGGCAATGCATCTTCTCTCACAACCCAGTAG
- the LOC126627390 gene encoding zinc finger protein SHOOT GRAVITROPISM 5-like, with protein sequence MLANNSSSSVPSSDPFSCLENGHTNKRKRRPAGTPDPDAEVVSLSPKTLLESDRYICEICNQGFQRDQNLQMHRRRHKVPWKLLKRESPVVKKRVFVCPEPSCLHHDPCHALGDLVGIKKHFRRKHSNHKQWVCDKCSKGYAVQSDYKAHLKTCGTRGHSCDCGRVFSRVESFIEHQDACNMDRVRPESQTLQPGACLSRTASSPSPSCSDNNFSRAPSTWPPSNNSVLPHPSPTEYTKLTLKNPPAHADHHQATLSKKNSSNAHYNLDLQLATTSNINIPINEVSVSSKREENHSTQLQLSIGSCEFGGGGHSHQNKNIEQHSNIMIANQNYSPRENEMKERERESSSTTTNHHERDDDDQKPKLAATAAGVLRLKEEAREQLRLAMAEKAYAEEARQQAGRHIELAEKEFANAKRIRQQAQAELDKAHALKEQAIKKVNSTILQITCHACNKQFIQGAHEAKTNQHCLVLSYMSSAIAFEGDHLLEKNISTRTHHAKSANA encoded by the exons ATGTTAGCCAATAACTCTTCTTCCTCAGTCCCTTCTTCTGATCCCTTTTCTTGCTTAGAAAATGGCCACACCaataaaagaaagagaagaccTGCAGGCACTccag ATCCAGATGCGGAGGTGGTGTCACTTTCGCCGAAAACCTTGCTGGAATCGGATCGTTACATTTGCGAGATCTGCAACCAAGGGTTTCAGAGAGACCAGAACCTACAGATGCACCGGCGGCGGCACAAGGTGCCGTGGAAGCTGCTGAAGCGAGAGAGTCCGGTCGTGAAGAAGCGGGTTTTTGTGTGCCCGGAACCAAGCTGCCTGCACCATGATCCCTGCCACGCCCTCGGCGATCTCGTCGGCATAAAAAAGCACTTCAGGAGAAAGCACAGTAACCACAAACAGTGGGTTTGTGATAAGTGCTCAAAAGGGTATGCAGTTCAATCAGATTACAAGGCACATCTCAAAACCTGCGGTACCAGAGGACATTCTTGTGACTGCGGCCGTGTTTTCTCTAG GGTTGAGAGTTTCATAGAGCACCAAGATGCTTGCAACATGGATCGTGTGCGGCCGGAATCACAAACGCTTCAACCGGGGGCATGCCTGTCACGAACGGCTTCAAGTCCTAGTCCATCTTGCAGTGACAACAATTTTAGCAGGGCTCCTTCCACTTGGCCTCCATCTAATAATTCGGTACTACCACATCCAAGTCCAACCGAGTACACCAAATTAACCTTAAAAAACCCTCCCGCTCACGCTGATCATCATCAAGCTACACTGTCCAAGAAGAATAGCAGTAATGCACATTACAATTTGGATCTTCAGCTCGCAACCACATCGAATATTAATATTCCGATCAACGAAGTCTCTGTTTCGTCtaagagagaagaaaaccaTTCCACTCAGCTGCAGCTCTCAATTGGTTCATGCGAATTTGGCGGGGGTGGTCATAGTCATCAGAACAAAAATATTGAACAACATTCAAACATTATGATCGCGAATCAAAATTACTCCCCGAGGGAGAACGAGATgaaggaaagggaaagggaaagcaGCAGCACTACTACTAATCATCACGAGCGTGATGACGATGATCAGAAACCTAAACTTGCCGCCACGGCTGCTGGGGTATTGAGGCTGAAAGAAGAAGCGCGAGAGCAGTTAAGGCTTGCGATGGCGGAAAAGGCTTACGCCGAAGAGGCGAGGCAGCAAGCCGGGCGCCACATCGAACTGGCGGAGAAGGAGTTTGCAAATGCCAAGAGAATAAGGCAACAAGCGCAGGCCGAGTTGGACAAGGCTCACGCTTTGAAAGAGCAAGCCATCAAGAAAGTGAACTCCACCATTCTCCAAATCACTTGCCATGCGTGCAATAAACAGTTTATTCAAGGCGCTCATGAAGCAAAAACCAATCAACATTGTCTGGTTTTGAGTTACATGTCCTCGGCTATAGCATTTGAAGGTGATCATCTATTAGAGAAGAATATTAGTACTCGAACCCATCATGCAAAATCTGCCAACGCATAA